Part of the Phycodurus eques isolate BA_2022a chromosome 3, UOR_Pequ_1.1, whole genome shotgun sequence genome, TCGTCCTCCTCGGGGTCCTTCAGCGCTGACATATCGACCTCGATCAGGTGAACTTTGCTGCGCTGCGCTTCCTCCGATGGCACGTTCTCTTTGCCCGAATCTGAGGAGTTGAGCTGTGAGTCTCGCAGGGTGCTGGACAGGCAGTCGTCAAAAGACACTTCAGGAGCAGACACCGCATTCAGGTCCACTCTGGTCGGTAGTCGCACGTTTGCATCGTCATGAAGCCTAAAGGTGGTGTTTTGAGCTAGGCTAGAGGCCGTTTTGTTTGTGGTCTCTCCTGCTGGAGGGTTTCTGAGGCCGTGTGGGTCGGGATGCTCGTTCCTGGGGGACCTGCCCCCAGCTGATTGCCTTGGatgcgtttgtgtgtctgtcCCACCCTGGGAAGGGGTCAGGGTCCTGGAGACGTGCCGACTTTGCTCCTTGCTCGTCTTTAAGTCTGACGGTTTGGATCTGGCGCTTCGGCCTGAGCTCAGTTTGGGAGGTTTCCTCGTGGGGGCGGTGCCTGTGGAGTGGTGCTCCACGTAGTTAGAAGTGGCTTCGGCTTTAGACTCACTGTTTTTGTCAGTTGTGAGGGCCTGATGAGTAGCACCGGGAGGGGAGAGTACATTCTGCTTCATCATCATCTCCTGCTGAAGGGACAGTTGCATCATCTGCTGCTGAATGCTGCCAATGGCTTCATGCAGCAGCTCGATGGATCGGTTGCACTCATTGAGGTCCAACTCTTCTTCTTGGTAGAAGCTGCCATTGCTTCCCTTCTTGTCTGCTTCTAGGGCACCTGAGGGGGTGGGTCCCTTCAGCTCAATGTTGCCTCTCAGGGTATCAACACACATATCGTCTTTAGCCGGTGATGTGACTTTTTCTCCATTGAGCTCGTCTTTGGAGGGGTCGGCTTTAAGTGGATTGGGCAACGTGGCACCCTTGCCGCCACCTTTCTTCACTATATGCAGGAAGGCAGCTTTACCCAGCTTCTGCCGCTGCCGGGCTGACAGCActtccatcttcttcttctgatgCTCGATGGCACGGCGCTTTTCCTCTAGCTGCATGCGCAGCTGTACAATTTCGGATGCAAGAACATTGGCACCGCCGCTCCCATCACCAGCACGATTGCAACCTCCCAAGGGTGACGAGGGACTCTGATCTCTTTTGAGCCTCCAGGAGGAGGCCAGGGGCCCACTGCTCTCTGATCCATCTGGAGTGGTCCTTTGCGAGCTGGAAGCACTGGAGCGCAGGTCGTGGTTACTGCCGAAGCGCTGCTGCTGGGCTTTACGCTCCGCAAACGAGGTCATACGCACACTTCCGCTGGCCATGCTGCTGGCTTGCGAGTAAGCGCTAAGGCAGGGGCTGGAGCGACCGCTGCAGCCGTTAATGTCTTTGTCCTCGTGCTCTTTGACATTCATGTCCTCCTGGAGTTTAGCTGAttcctcttcatcatcctcaATAAAGCTTTTCCTAGGCCAAGCTAGCTCTTTTGTGGTAACAGCCTCATCCAAATCATCGTCCTCGTCATCAAGGTCTGCATCAAAGCTTGGGCAAGGCTTTGTCTCCTCGGAATCTGAATGCAGGTAGAACCCTCCACTGGGCTCTTTTGATGAGGGGTCTACGCTGGTGGTGGCAATGGGTCTGAAACCTGCCTGAGCCTGAAGAGGCTTGTCTGATGAGTCAGGCTCCTCACCTGCACAGATAAATGTTTTGTTCAGGCTGATGGCGGCTTTCTTATGAACAGCAGGAGATGATCCATCTCCCCTGTGTAAGAAGCCACTTCCAGAGGACCGGAGCGCCTCTCcactctcctcctccttgttcaGGCATACAGACTTCTCTTTAGCTGGTTTCAGCACAGCAGGCATCAGCGGTTCTAAGTAAAAGCCATCGGGTGCAGGTTTGGACTTTGACTCTGGTTCCACAGCGGCAGACGCTTGGCTCCCGTCATTTTTGCAGACGGCGGCAAGCTCTGTCTTGGCCACTGCCACCAGAGATTCTTCCTCGTAATCCAGGTTGACTTTTGCCAAGAGGCCATGACCATTGACTCTGCGCATCTGGGTTAGCGTGGGTTGGTGAACTGAAGTCTGGTGTTTCGGAGTTACGTTGATGACATTGGACGCCAGGCTGTCTTTACTTATTGAGCGGGCCAGGCTGACACTGTCGCCGGAAGCAACATCTGCATCACTGTCTGCAGCTGAATGGCACATGAAGGGGCTCAGCGTGGACACAGGCCTAGAAAAAATTGTCAATTGTTAGAAGCATTTCGGAAAATCTTCTGACAGTTTAATACACCACTTATATGagtttttttattccatttacTAAGTACACTACTATATGTCAGCGGAAATGCGTAAATTCCAACTGACTGATGCATCACTCTGGAACTGTGCTTGACAGttctgaattattatttttctttacctcTGTCTCTTGTCGGGCCAAGCGATAACAGAACCTCGGGCCTGTCTGTCCATCTGGGTCAAGGAATTCGAGCGGTTCCTTAGACCTTGAAGGAATGATCGCAAATGTTACAAAGAGGATTATGGtgcttaacaatgctatattatGATGCTCTTACCTGCACAATCATCTCCTTGAGGCTTCTGTTGCCTCTGGCGTAAAGGCAAGAGTGGGTGGGAAGGACTGAATGATGGACCACCTCtactaaaaatatataaattctttttcattttaggtAGCAATATATTACAGTGCATTTTTCACAATGAAAAGTAATTCCCAAGAAAGTATAGCCCACCAATTCCCTAAACAAGCATTATCCACCTAGTTTCGACAAAAGAACAGCAGAAAACCTGAACAAAAAAGGGCACAGGAGCCTGAGGTCCTGAGCTAATTTCTTTACTTTCAATTGTCTAACATAACAACtgaaagtcatttttgtttcaattgtattttgtcTTATAAAAGACAactgaaacaaaatgaatttaagCAATCTGATTCTTGTTACAAAATATGGTCATGTCTAATACAAACAACACATAGTGACAGTCAGTCACTTCAGCAAGTCAGTCAAGAAAACACCCAAAGATGCTATCCAGTTAAATTGATGCACAAACTTAACCAGCTATGGATACCTCACCTCATTCACTTCACATAGTCAATGTTGCAGATTTATATAACATGGTATGATGAAGTTACCTGCTACAGATTTCTGGGCCGCTCTGGTTTTCCGACACACCAGGACTGGCCAGGAAGCTCCGCTTGGTGGCGTTGGAGATGGGCACTGATGGACGAGAACTCTTTGGCTGAGCAATGGCTCGAGCTACATGAATGCATATTGACATATTGGTGGACTTTATTTATTGGGTAAAGTTCAAGGTTAATGTTACTTTTTATTACTAAAACTTTCACTTGTATCATTTGGGTACAAAAACGTACCATCCTTCGACTCTTGTAGATCCCTGGGCAGGACAAATTCTGGCTTGACAGTCTCAAACCACCAGAAGAGTTCA contains:
- the LOC133400021 gene encoding calmodulin-regulated spectrin-associated protein 1-B-like isoform X2 yields the protein MAVDLCAGDSMRRKVDLTGSTEGSMDVIPLEMYDSARAKIAANLQWLFAKAYGIDHIPEDLRDPFYTDQYDQEHIKPPVIRLLLSSELYCRVCALILKTEQAASLQSHHSVIQSLDRKGIYVVESDNTAVTEEDLAGMPIKMSAHIPMIDALMMAYTVEMISIEKVVASVERFSTFNPSKELPFDLEDAMVFWINKVNTKMRDISEKEHKVKHHLLESPSHQKVRYRREHASGRHLPFFPLLEDLMRDVCDGAALLAVVHYYCPDLMKLEDICLKEVPSMADSLYNIQLLREFANEYLNKSFYLTTEDILYSPLVLKHNVIVFIAELFWWFETVKPEFVLPRDLQESKDARAIAQPKSSRPSVPISNATKRSFLASPGVSENQSGPEICSRGGPSFSPSHPLLPLRQRQQKPQGDDCAGLRNRSNSLTQMDRQARGSVIAWPDKRQRPVSTLSPFMCHSAADSDADVASGDSVSLARSISKDSLASNVINVTPKHQTSVHQPTLTQMRRVNGHGLLAKVNLDYEEESLVAVAKTELAAVCKNDGSQASAAVEPESKSKPAPDGFYLEPLMPAVLKPAKEKSVCLNKEEESGEALRSSGSGFLHRGDGSSPAVHKKAAISLNKTFICAGEEPDSSDKPLQAQAGFRPIATTSVDPSSKEPSGGFYLHSDSEETKPCPSFDADLDDEDDDLDEAVTTKELAWPRKSFIEDDEEESAKLQEDMNVKEHEDKDINGCSGRSSPCLSAYSQASSMASGSVRMTSFAERKAQQQRFGSNHDLRSSASSSQRTTPDGSESSGPLASSWRLKRDQSPSSPLGGCNRAGDGSGGANVLASEIVQLRMQLEEKRRAIEHQKKKMEVLSARQRQKLGKAAFLHIVKKGGGKGATLPNPLKADPSKDELNGEKVTSPAKDDMCVDTLRGNIELKGPTPSGALEADKKGSNGSFYQEEELDLNECNRSIELLHEAIGSIQQQMMQLSLQQEMMMKQNVLSPPGATHQALTTDKNSESKAEATSNYVEHHSTGTAPTRKPPKLSSGRSARSKPSDLKTSKEQSRHVSRTLTPSQGGTDTQTHPRQSAGGRSPRNEHPDPHGLRNPPAGETTNKTASSLAQNTTFRLHDDANVRLPTRVDLNAVSAPEVSFDDCLSSTLRDSQLNSSDSGKENVPSEEAQRSKVHLIEVDMSALKDPEEDEASDRTADEGDAEQKSVMGFFFKDEQKAEDELAKKRAAFLLKQQKKAEEARLRKQQLEAESELKRDEARRKAEEDRLRKEDEKTRRELIKQEYLRRKQQEIFEEQGLVKPKTPKPKQKHRPKTILREESSSDNVSKCSSSTPDNLSTAQSGSSLSLASAATNEADSVNSGGAGSNRCDSVESFPGSRSHTRAAERDWDNGSTASSIASLAEYTGPKLFKEPSAKSNKPIIHNAISHCCLAGKVNEPQKNQILEELERCESNHMMILFRDGGCQFRALYSYFPDTEEIHKLTGTGPKNISKKMIDKLYKYSSDRKQFTVIPAKTVSVSVDALTIHNHLWQAKRSAAAKKSAK
- the LOC133400021 gene encoding calmodulin-regulated spectrin-associated protein 1-B-like isoform X1 encodes the protein MAVDLCAGDSMRRKVDLTGSTEGSMDVIPLEMYDSARAKIAANLQWLFAKAYGIDHIPEDLRDPFYTDQYDQEHIKPPVIRLLLSSELYCRVCALILKTEQAASLQSHHSVIQSLDRKGIYVVESDNTAVTEEDLAGMPIKMSAHIPMIDALMMAYTVEMISIEKVVASVERFSTFNPSKELPFDLEDAMVFWINKVNTKMRDISEKEHKVKHHLLESPSHQKVRYRREHASGRHLPFFPLLEDLMRDVCDGAALLAVVHYYCPDLMKLEDICLKEVPSMADSLYNIQLLREFANEYLNKSFYLTTEDILYSPLVLKHNVIVFIAELFWWFETVKPEFVLPRDLQESKDARAIAQPKSSRPSVPISNATKRSFLASPGVSENQSGPEICSSRGGPSFSPSHPLLPLRQRQQKPQGDDCAGLRNRSNSLTQMDRQARGSVIAWPDKRQRPVSTLSPFMCHSAADSDADVASGDSVSLARSISKDSLASNVINVTPKHQTSVHQPTLTQMRRVNGHGLLAKVNLDYEEESLVAVAKTELAAVCKNDGSQASAAVEPESKSKPAPDGFYLEPLMPAVLKPAKEKSVCLNKEEESGEALRSSGSGFLHRGDGSSPAVHKKAAISLNKTFICAGEEPDSSDKPLQAQAGFRPIATTSVDPSSKEPSGGFYLHSDSEETKPCPSFDADLDDEDDDLDEAVTTKELAWPRKSFIEDDEEESAKLQEDMNVKEHEDKDINGCSGRSSPCLSAYSQASSMASGSVRMTSFAERKAQQQRFGSNHDLRSSASSSQRTTPDGSESSGPLASSWRLKRDQSPSSPLGGCNRAGDGSGGANVLASEIVQLRMQLEEKRRAIEHQKKKMEVLSARQRQKLGKAAFLHIVKKGGGKGATLPNPLKADPSKDELNGEKVTSPAKDDMCVDTLRGNIELKGPTPSGALEADKKGSNGSFYQEEELDLNECNRSIELLHEAIGSIQQQMMQLSLQQEMMMKQNVLSPPGATHQALTTDKNSESKAEATSNYVEHHSTGTAPTRKPPKLSSGRSARSKPSDLKTSKEQSRHVSRTLTPSQGGTDTQTHPRQSAGGRSPRNEHPDPHGLRNPPAGETTNKTASSLAQNTTFRLHDDANVRLPTRVDLNAVSAPEVSFDDCLSSTLRDSQLNSSDSGKENVPSEEAQRSKVHLIEVDMSALKDPEEDEASDRTADEGDAEQKSVMGFFFKDEQKAEDELAKKRAAFLLKQQKKAEEARLRKQQLEAESELKRDEARRKAEEDRLRKEDEKTRRELIKQEYLRRKQQEIFEEQGLVKPKTPKPKQKHRPKTILREESSSDNVSKCSSSTPDNLSTAQSGSSLSLASAATNEADSVNSGGAGSNRCDSVESFPGSRSHTRAAERDWDNGSTASSIASLAEYTGPKLFKEPSAKSNKPIIHNAISHCCLAGKVNEPQKNQILEELERCESNHMMILFRDGGCQFRALYSYFPDTEEIHKLTGTGPKNISKKMIDKLYKYSSDRKQFTVIPAKTVSVSVDALTIHNHLWQAKRSAAAKKSAK